One Leptolyngbya ohadii IS1 genomic window carries:
- a CDS encoding rubrerythrin family protein, translated as MDLSNSKTAKNLADAFAGESMANRKYLFFADVARKLGMTDLAKLFRETANQETEHAFAHFRLLHPELVVEDAAALSDAEKQALAARCLELAIEGETYEHTIMYPGFAEQARVDRDGGAVAEFQEQEAESREHAAMFRQAAHRFGLLTHIENHHAQQYTEALQALSGVAPQVKIAAGDPATQKWMCLQCAMIYDPVAGDPDSGIAPGTPFEDIPEDWFCPICGATKKSFVPHAEAIAA; from the coding sequence ATGGACTTATCCAATTCCAAAACTGCGAAGAACCTTGCTGATGCCTTTGCAGGGGAATCGATGGCAAATCGCAAGTACCTTTTCTTTGCAGATGTGGCACGCAAGCTGGGTATGACGGACCTGGCAAAGCTGTTTCGCGAGACAGCCAATCAGGAAACCGAACATGCCTTTGCCCATTTTCGACTCCTGCACCCGGAACTGGTGGTTGAGGATGCTGCTGCCCTGAGTGATGCCGAGAAGCAGGCGCTCGCCGCTCGCTGTCTGGAACTGGCAATTGAAGGGGAGACCTATGAACATACAATTATGTACCCTGGCTTCGCAGAGCAGGCACGGGTCGATCGCGATGGGGGTGCGGTTGCCGAATTCCAGGAACAGGAAGCCGAATCCCGCGAACATGCGGCAATGTTCCGGCAGGCAGCGCATCGGTTTGGCTTGCTGACGCACATCGAAAACCACCACGCTCAGCAGTACACTGAAGCATTACAGGCACTCAGCGGGGTTGCCCCCCAAGTCAAAATTGCCGCAGGCGATCCTGCCACGCAAAAATGGATGTGCCTTCAGTGCGCGATGATTTACGATCCGGTGGCGGGTGATCCGGATTCTGGAATTGCCCCAGGAACTCCCTTTGAGGACATTCCGGAGGACTGGTTTTGCCCGATCTGCGGAGCCACGAAAAAATCCTTTGTGCCCCACGCCGAAGCGATCGCCGCTTAA
- a CDS encoding helix-turn-helix domain-containing protein, with translation MNKERFSTLISILRQRLDLSQERLAAQLGVSFQTINRWENQRVSPSPNAVRLIKQRLIQMGAEGEDLLAKYFWDETR, from the coding sequence GTGAACAAAGAGCGATTCTCGACGTTAATTTCCATATTGCGACAGCGGCTTGATTTATCGCAGGAGAGGCTTGCAGCGCAGCTCGGTGTCTCGTTTCAAACCATTAATCGGTGGGAAAATCAGCGCGTCAGCCCCTCACCCAATGCAGTAAGGCTGATCAAGCAACGCCTGATTCAGATGGGTGCGGAGGGCGAAGACCTGCTTGCCAAGTACTTTTGGGACGAGACGCGGTAG
- a CDS encoding response regulator: protein MDDNQTNLKFLSAVLKRIGCYIYVASNGLSALEIANSKILDLILLDIVMPEMDGYEVCMLLKAQPHTQHIPIIFISTLGEVTDTVKAFSVGAADFIHKPFRIPEVVARVQRQLEISYSSRILNREKDQLAEHNQQLQQEIIDINQNLFTVKAAKAELYKKTEDLADFSSMLKQLHRLNLTYFDSHEALFSDYIQTGCSILDFAAGAVGRIEGQTYTFVAVQSNFKDLVPGTTATLHNTFCGKVAEHSATVAFHHVGRMAEMCCHPLYQTLRLESYLGTPIWVDGQMFGTLCFFSTEPRFQGFEKHEKEIIEMMAQSIGKFLGRQQIETKRQQLEIALKRSEAKLSHVLNSANAAITSLQVFADRTLSIEYRSVGYERVFGLALAEFASDLNCWATHVFPEDLIAYQARFFDDVFAGNSGVIEYRFQHGDGTVHWISQSYTSHWDEIVNCWIVTTVDTDISDRKQMEQALRLIVEGTAAKTGREFFHFLVRHLAEVLQAPCALVAERVKPEGTQVRTLAFWQGNEFGENFEYELAGTPCEQVIAGELVYYPRSVQTYFPHDRHLIDLHLESYLGIPLNDSQGEVIGHLAVLDTFALPRKQFSEQILRIFAARAGAELERQQAEDALSEILIQTQQQSIELEKARDAAEAANRIKSEFLANMSHELRTPLNVILGFTQVMARETALPESARNYLTTMNRSGEHLLNLINDVLEMSKIEAGKQSLNVADFDLHELLNNLEEMFYLKSQSKGLKLVFEFAPDTPQYIQTDEGKLRQVLVNLLGNAIKFTQSGTVTLRVSAIAETEHSPAGLHGGSMTLQLEVSDTGSGIDPKELPTLFEPFVQSRSRANQSEGTGLGLPISRKFVELMRGTIEIQSQPDVGTTVFVSLPVRLALPVKTRLSQFRHTILRVSPEQPKHRILVVEDHADSRQLLVTLLRSLGFEVQEAADGQRAIDLWQQLHPDAKTLARSSAFPLSSPNTGFWSLRIMRIAA, encoded by the coding sequence GTGGATGATAATCAGACCAATCTCAAGTTTTTGAGTGCGGTTTTGAAGAGGATTGGCTGCTATATTTACGTTGCCTCTAATGGTTTATCTGCCCTGGAAATTGCCAATTCCAAGATACTTGACCTGATCCTGCTTGACATAGTCATGCCGGAAATGGATGGTTACGAAGTTTGTATGCTGCTCAAAGCACAACCCCACACGCAGCATATTCCGATTATTTTTATCAGTACCCTTGGCGAAGTAACCGATACCGTTAAAGCCTTTTCCGTAGGAGCCGCAGATTTTATCCACAAGCCATTTCGCATTCCGGAAGTCGTTGCACGGGTTCAGCGTCAGCTAGAGATAAGCTATTCCAGCCGTATCCTGAACCGGGAGAAGGATCAGCTTGCTGAACACAACCAACAGCTTCAGCAAGAAATTATTGATATTAATCAGAATTTGTTTACTGTCAAAGCGGCGAAGGCTGAACTGTACAAAAAAACTGAGGATCTCGCCGATTTTAGCAGTATGCTAAAGCAGCTCCATCGGCTGAACCTCACCTACTTTGATAGTCACGAGGCGCTCTTCTCAGACTACATTCAAACCGGATGTAGCATCCTTGACTTTGCCGCAGGTGCCGTTGGTCGTATAGAAGGACAGACCTATACGTTTGTGGCGGTGCAGTCTAACTTTAAAGATCTGGTGCCAGGAACGACGGCTACGCTGCACAACACCTTTTGCGGCAAGGTCGCTGAGCATAGCGCAACAGTAGCTTTTCACCATGTTGGGCGAATGGCTGAGATGTGCTGTCACCCGCTGTATCAGACATTGAGGCTGGAGTCCTATCTCGGAACTCCTATCTGGGTTGATGGACAGATGTTTGGCACTCTTTGCTTCTTCTCAACCGAGCCTCGATTTCAGGGCTTTGAGAAGCACGAGAAAGAGATTATTGAAATGATGGCTCAGAGCATTGGCAAATTTCTGGGTCGTCAGCAGATAGAGACCAAACGCCAGCAGCTAGAAATTGCATTAAAGCGGTCTGAAGCTAAACTGAGTCATGTTCTAAATAGCGCTAATGCGGCAATCACCTCGCTTCAGGTCTTTGCCGATCGCACCCTATCGATTGAATATCGTTCCGTTGGCTATGAAAGAGTTTTTGGGCTAGCCCTGGCAGAATTTGCATCTGATCTCAACTGCTGGGCTACCCATGTCTTTCCAGAGGATCTGATCGCCTATCAGGCTAGGTTCTTTGATGATGTTTTTGCAGGCAATTCTGGCGTCATCGAATATCGCTTTCAGCACGGAGACGGAACGGTTCATTGGATCTCCCAAAGCTATACCTCCCACTGGGATGAGATTGTAAATTGCTGGATTGTGACTACCGTTGACACGGATATCAGCGATCGCAAGCAAATGGAGCAGGCTTTACGGCTCATTGTGGAAGGGACAGCCGCCAAAACAGGGCGCGAGTTTTTCCATTTTCTGGTGCGTCATCTGGCAGAAGTCTTGCAGGCACCCTGTGCCCTTGTGGCTGAACGGGTTAAACCAGAAGGAACCCAAGTCCGAACGCTGGCATTTTGGCAGGGAAATGAATTTGGCGAAAACTTTGAGTATGAGCTGGCTGGCACGCCCTGCGAACAGGTTATTGCAGGCGAACTTGTTTACTATCCCCGTTCGGTGCAGACCTATTTCCCCCACGATCGGCATTTGATCGACCTGCATCTGGAGAGTTATTTGGGTATTCCGCTGAATGACTCCCAGGGGGAGGTGATTGGTCATCTTGCGGTGTTAGATACTTTTGCCTTACCCCGGAAGCAGTTTTCGGAGCAAATTCTCCGGATTTTTGCTGCCAGAGCCGGAGCAGAGCTAGAGCGTCAGCAGGCGGAAGATGCCCTGTCGGAAATCCTGATCCAAACGCAGCAGCAGTCGATTGAGCTTGAGAAGGCAAGAGATGCAGCAGAGGCAGCGAACCGCATCAAAAGTGAGTTTCTCGCCAATATGAGCCACGAACTGCGAACTCCGCTCAATGTCATTCTGGGCTTTACCCAGGTGATGGCACGAGAAACGGCTCTGCCTGAGTCGGCACGAAACTATCTCACCACCATGAATCGGAGTGGAGAGCATCTTCTCAATCTGATCAATGACGTGCTGGAGATGTCCAAAATTGAAGCCGGAAAGCAATCACTCAATGTTGCCGATTTTGATCTGCATGAGCTGCTGAACAATCTGGAGGAAATGTTTTATCTGAAGTCTCAATCGAAGGGACTGAAGCTGGTCTTTGAATTTGCGCCTGATACGCCCCAGTACATCCAAACCGATGAAGGAAAACTGCGCCAGGTGTTAGTGAATCTCCTGGGCAATGCGATTAAATTCACCCAGTCTGGAACCGTGACTCTGCGCGTATCGGCGATCGCGGAAACCGAACACAGCCCGGCTGGATTGCACGGCGGATCGATGACGCTACAACTTGAGGTTAGCGATACGGGGTCAGGCATTGACCCTAAAGAACTTCCTACCTTATTTGAACCTTTTGTCCAATCTCGGAGCCGCGCCAATCAATCGGAAGGGACTGGATTGGGTCTACCGATTAGCCGTAAGTTTGTGGAATTAATGCGGGGGACGATCGAGATTCAGAGCCAGCCCGATGTGGGGACGACTGTTTTTGTCAGTCTGCCCGTCCGTTTGGCGCTTCCGGTCAAAACCCGTTTGTCCCAGTTCAGGCACACGATCCTCCGCGTTTCCCCTGAGCAGCCCAAACACCGGATTCTGGTCGTTGAGGATCATGCGGATAGCCGTCAATTGCTGGTGACGCTGCTGCGATCGCTAGGCTTCGAGGTTCAGGAAGCAGCCGATGGACAAAGGGCGATCGATCTATGGCAACAGTTGCATCCCGATGCCAAAACCCTGGCACGATCCTCCGCGTTTCCCCTGAGCAGCCCAAACACCGGATTCTGGTCGTTGAGGATCATGCGGATAGCCGCCTGA
- a CDS encoding response regulator gives MSAEWLEACCQAAIRMILNDQNPVFGLTPSAFEEDRARVLASGCNDFVRKPFREDLLLSKIQDYLGVQFIQAEPEPYSRASSFRKTLDTESIQSELKKVMSAEWLEACCQAAIRGSDKQVLQLITEIPPTHTLLAATLAELVNNFCFDPLLTLTQSPNNGS, from the coding sequence ATGTCGGCAGAGTGGCTGGAAGCATGCTGTCAGGCGGCTATCCGCATGATCCTCAACGACCAGAATCCGGTGTTTGGGCTGACCCCCAGTGCCTTCGAGGAGGATCGTGCCAGGGTTTTGGCATCGGGATGCAACGATTTTGTTCGTAAGCCTTTTCGGGAAGACTTGTTACTGAGTAAGATCCAGGATTATCTGGGAGTCCAATTTATTCAGGCAGAACCAGAGCCTTACTCCAGAGCATCCAGTTTTAGGAAAACCTTAGATACGGAATCGATTCAATCAGAGCTTAAAAAAGTGATGTCGGCAGAGTGGCTGGAAGCATGCTGTCAGGCGGCTATCCGGGGATCTGACAAACAAGTTCTGCAATTAATTACTGAAATTCCACCCACCCATACTCTGCTTGCGGCAACTTTAGCTGAGTTGGTAAACAATTTCTGTTTTGACCCCTTGCTAACCCTCACGCAATCTCCTAACAATGGCTCCTGA
- a CDS encoding PAS domain-containing protein, translating into MLDRPSSQHPLHGQPESKTAPSLNGLSEAQALKQEAVNRELVNSEIISAAGMVLQLADGQIAACNANAERMMGLTAAQMTGWNSNSLTWRVVREDGTPFPGEEHPAMVALHTGKPCRDVVMGFYQPNGTLVWLLLNAQPLFQGSGDRPYAVLTTLTELPLHPAPTPSPIAEPKTAGEVIPPQEMPQPQFQAQSMLSLLIGENQALRDREERLRLALEGANLGLWDYDLEARQLVWSNRCKALFGVPANTPITYDRFLQRVHPDDREAIESAVGQTIQASVSSPYELEIRLRDSLPDAPHCHRWLCLKGNVYRNSSGQPSRMVGIAIDITHRKQAEAQLRESQQFIQQIADAVPGLLYVYDVIEQRNVYINQQIEDVLGYSPAQIEALHSNLFTEIFHPADLAIVAEHQAQLNYTQPNEVLECEYRMRSVNGEWRWLLSRDTVFRRTEAGQVWQILGTAQDITERKRVEHTLEESQARYAALAQNVPGVIYQYQILPDGRDRFLYMSLDCEELLGISQPAVLANVETMWATIHPDDRPGFEASIPMPAESGTQWQHEWRSLYPDGSVKWIKGIARAEQYSDGSVLWDGILIDVTDRKLAELALRSNEERYRCLAESIPQLIWTANAQGGLDDINQRWSDYTGFTLEQAQSDRWVQIVHPADIATLLQTWQQAQETRSLYQTECRMRSKTGEYRWFLVKAMPVQDQQGNIVKWYGTSTDIDDQKQLALERLRAFELEQAARTEAERASRMKDELLLLLSHELRTPLNPILGWSQLLQRQEFSRERTLAALKTIERNAHRQLQLVDDLLDVAKLLRGEIQLKLSQVNFLETIAAVVNSIRTTANAKQIELETFITVPENDSAGTAIQLLYGDPVRLQQIVWNLLTNAVKFTPQGGKITLCLEQTANAVQLQVSDTGAGIDPVFLPHVFDLFRQSSSSTTRQFEGLGLGLTIVRHLVHLHGGTIEASSAGRNQGATFTVQFPLPQRVGNHSDRNLNIASDMNSDITSDTNSGIASDIASEFTPELPV; encoded by the coding sequence ATGCTCGATCGCCCTTCGTCTCAGCATCCGTTGCACGGTCAACCGGAGTCCAAGACCGCACCATCGCTCAACGGTTTGTCTGAAGCTCAGGCGTTGAAACAGGAAGCGGTAAATCGCGAATTAGTCAACAGCGAGATTATTTCGGCAGCAGGCATGGTACTTCAGCTTGCAGACGGACAGATTGCTGCCTGCAATGCCAACGCCGAACGCATGATGGGATTAACCGCCGCCCAAATGACCGGGTGGAACTCGAACAGCCTAACCTGGCGCGTGGTGCGCGAAGACGGTACGCCTTTTCCGGGGGAAGAACATCCGGCAATGGTTGCTCTCCACACCGGAAAACCCTGCCGGGATGTTGTGATGGGCTTCTACCAGCCCAACGGTACGCTTGTCTGGCTGCTGCTCAATGCCCAACCCCTGTTTCAAGGCTCAGGCGATCGTCCCTACGCTGTTCTAACCACCCTCACGGAACTTCCCCTGCATCCTGCGCCGACGCCATCCCCGATCGCAGAACCGAAGACAGCCGGAGAAGTCATTCCTCCGCAGGAGATGCCCCAACCTCAGTTTCAGGCGCAGTCTATGCTGAGCTTGCTGATCGGTGAAAATCAAGCCCTGCGCGATCGCGAAGAACGGCTGCGGCTCGCTCTGGAAGGAGCAAATTTAGGGCTATGGGATTACGATCTGGAAGCCAGACAGCTCGTCTGGTCTAATCGCTGCAAAGCGTTGTTTGGGGTGCCCGCCAATACCCCCATTACCTACGATCGGTTTCTGCAAAGGGTGCATCCTGACGATCGGGAGGCGATCGAGTCTGCTGTGGGGCAAACGATTCAGGCTTCAGTCAGCAGTCCCTACGAACTTGAAATTCGCCTGCGCGATTCGCTACCCGATGCTCCCCACTGCCATCGCTGGCTTTGCTTGAAAGGCAACGTCTATCGCAACTCAAGCGGACAGCCTTCTCGAATGGTAGGAATTGCGATCGACATCACCCACCGCAAACAAGCCGAGGCACAGCTGCGGGAATCCCAGCAGTTTATTCAGCAAATCGCTGATGCTGTCCCTGGGCTGCTCTATGTTTATGATGTGATCGAGCAGCGCAATGTTTACATTAATCAGCAGATTGAGGACGTTCTGGGCTATTCGCCCGCGCAGATCGAGGCACTGCACTCAAACCTATTTACCGAGATATTTCATCCCGCTGATCTGGCGATTGTTGCCGAGCATCAGGCACAACTGAATTATACCCAGCCCAATGAAGTCCTGGAGTGCGAATACCGCATGAGGAGTGTCAATGGCGAATGGCGCTGGTTGCTTAGTCGCGACACGGTTTTCCGGCGAACCGAGGCTGGGCAGGTCTGGCAAATTTTGGGCACAGCGCAGGACATTACCGAGCGCAAGCGGGTCGAGCATACCCTGGAAGAATCTCAGGCACGCTACGCTGCTCTGGCACAGAACGTACCGGGTGTGATTTACCAATATCAAATTTTGCCGGACGGGCGCGATCGCTTCCTCTACATGAGTCTGGACTGCGAGGAGTTGCTGGGTATTTCACAGCCCGCCGTCCTAGCCAATGTTGAGACGATGTGGGCAACCATTCACCCGGACGATCGCCCTGGCTTTGAAGCTTCAATACCGATGCCCGCTGAATCGGGAACCCAATGGCAGCACGAATGGCGAAGTTTGTACCCCGATGGTTCTGTGAAATGGATCAAGGGCATTGCCCGCGCTGAGCAATACTCGGACGGTTCTGTCCTGTGGGATGGCATTTTAATCGATGTAACCGATCGGAAGCTGGCAGAACTGGCACTGCGATCGAACGAGGAACGCTATCGCTGTTTAGCAGAATCGATTCCGCAGCTCATCTGGACTGCCAATGCCCAGGGGGGGTTAGATGATATTAACCAGCGATGGTCAGACTATACGGGCTTCACCCTTGAACAGGCACAGTCCGACCGCTGGGTGCAGATCGTTCATCCTGCCGATATTGCGACGCTACTGCAAACCTGGCAGCAAGCGCAGGAAACCCGCTCGCTCTATCAAACCGAATGCCGGATGCGATCGAAGACCGGAGAGTATCGCTGGTTTCTCGTGAAGGCGATGCCTGTTCAGGATCAGCAGGGCAATATTGTGAAGTGGTACGGCACCTCCACCGATATCGATGACCAGAAACAGCTTGCGCTAGAGCGACTGCGAGCCTTTGAGCTGGAACAGGCAGCCCGGACTGAAGCCGAACGAGCCAGCCGCATGAAAGACGAACTGCTGCTGCTGCTGTCGCATGAGCTTCGGACACCGCTGAACCCGATCCTGGGCTGGAGTCAACTGCTGCAAAGGCAGGAATTTAGCCGCGAGAGAACTCTGGCAGCTCTGAAAACGATCGAGCGCAATGCTCACCGTCAGCTTCAGCTGGTGGACGATCTGCTTGACGTGGCGAAACTGCTTCGGGGTGAAATTCAGCTTAAGTTGAGTCAGGTTAATTTTCTGGAAACGATCGCGGCTGTGGTCAACAGCATTCGCACGACGGCTAACGCAAAACAAATTGAGCTGGAAACCTTTATTACTGTGCCAGAAAATGACAGCGCCGGGACTGCGATCCAGCTTCTCTATGGTGATCCGGTGCGATTGCAGCAAATTGTCTGGAATCTACTGACGAATGCGGTTAAATTCACGCCGCAGGGAGGCAAAATTACGCTTTGCCTGGAACAGACGGCAAATGCAGTACAGCTTCAAGTCAGTGATACTGGAGCAGGCATCGACCCCGTATTTCTACCTCACGTCTTTGATCTATTTCGCCAATCCAGTTCGTCTACAACTCGGCAATTTGAGGGGCTGGGCTTAGGGCTAACCATCGTGCGGCATCTGGTTCATCTGCATGGCGGAACGATCGAAGCCAGCAGTGCAGGACGCAACCAGGGTGCAACGTTCACCGTGCAATTTCCGCTACCGCAGAGAGTCGGCAATCATTCTGATCGAAATCTGAATATTGCTTCGGATATGAATTCGGATATAACATCGGATACAAATTCGGGTATCGCTTCGGATATTGCTTCGGAATTCACACCCGAATTACCTGTTTAA
- a CDS encoding serine/threonine protein kinase has protein sequence MTDAAIQLSDRVRLELLPGLELSSESSYDPVVVGRYPSPWTLLGAGNYAAVFCHPDFPHLVVKVYAPGRPGLEEEAEVYDRLGSYPGFSRCLFQGKNFLILQRLEGITLWDALRKGLPIPPQVIADIDRALDYARSVGLNPHDIHGKNVMMLHTRRGAVVDVSDFLHRDDCSAWNDLKRAYRWIYRPILLPLRVQVPSWLLDGVRAFYRKLRQLRKGKLYRSLPYSVHK, from the coding sequence ATGACCGATGCGGCAATTCAACTCAGCGATCGTGTGAGGCTTGAGCTTTTGCCTGGGCTGGAATTGAGCAGTGAAAGTTCCTATGATCCAGTCGTCGTTGGGCGCTATCCATCCCCCTGGACGCTTTTGGGGGCGGGAAACTATGCGGCTGTGTTCTGCCACCCCGATTTTCCGCATCTGGTGGTAAAGGTCTATGCTCCTGGTCGCCCTGGACTGGAAGAAGAGGCAGAGGTTTACGATCGCCTGGGCAGCTATCCTGGGTTTTCCCGATGTTTGTTCCAGGGAAAAAACTTCCTGATCCTGCAAAGATTAGAAGGGATTACCCTGTGGGATGCTTTGCGTAAAGGACTTCCCATTCCACCACAGGTTATTGCCGACATCGATCGTGCCCTCGACTATGCTCGCTCTGTGGGCTTAAATCCCCACGATATTCATGGCAAGAACGTGATGATGCTGCACACGCGCCGGGGAGCGGTTGTGGATGTGTCGGATTTTTTGCACCGGGATGACTGCTCCGCCTGGAATGACCTCAAGCGCGCCTATCGCTGGATTTATCGCCCGATCCTGCTGCCTTTACGAGTCCAGGTTCCCAGCTGGCTTCTGGACGGGGTGCGTGCGTTCTATCGCAAACTGCGGCAGTTAAGAAAAGGCAAACTTTATCGTTCCCTACCATACAGCGTTCACAAGTAG
- a CDS encoding ATP-binding response regulator: MAPESAIASDSTILIIDDSPDNLRVLSKTLETYGYAVRCVTNGSLAFASIQNSPPDLILLDIRMPGMNGYEICEKLKQTQEARDIPVIFLSALDDVQDIVKAFQIGGVDYITKPFQTEEVLARIKNQLMIQNLRKQLYAQNQHLLQEIDERRKSEQALYEEIQRRVLVEASLQDAKNAAEAANYVKSEFLAQISHELRTPLNIILGLTTLMQKESSLPQLHQNHLETIDENAQRLLKIINGVLSMTRAEANQLKLEEQEVDLHGLLNSMIALWHPKAIEKGLQLEFYRAPSVPQYVYSDERKLRQILMNLLENAVQTTERGHIKIKVDAEEQPALLSYDCADFQGKSYSLTIEVTDTGRTVLLGELDTVLQLFPQPDSSEETSQDLGLSLLLVRQFAQLMRGSVVLQGSPNRGSTVRVNLLVQLADSMGSTLPVGSEFHIVNSVSDSEDAIVEALQTVMPATWLEQLHQMAVKGFDQKILHLLQDIPASHAAFAKTLEIWTRNFQFERIVEVTQSIL; the protein is encoded by the coding sequence ATGGCTCCTGAGTCAGCGATCGCATCCGACAGCACAATTCTTATAATTGACGACTCGCCAGATAACCTGCGCGTGTTGTCTAAAACCCTGGAGACGTATGGGTATGCCGTTCGCTGTGTAACTAATGGATCGCTAGCCTTTGCGAGCATTCAAAACTCGCCGCCGGATCTGATCCTGCTGGACATCCGAATGCCAGGGATGAATGGGTATGAAATCTGCGAGAAGCTGAAGCAAACTCAGGAGGCACGCGACATTCCAGTGATTTTTCTGAGTGCGCTGGATGATGTGCAGGACATTGTTAAAGCCTTTCAAATTGGCGGAGTGGATTACATCACCAAACCCTTCCAAACGGAGGAGGTGCTGGCTCGGATTAAAAATCAGCTCATGATTCAAAATCTGAGGAAACAGCTCTATGCCCAGAACCAGCACCTATTGCAGGAGATTGACGAACGCAGAAAGTCTGAGCAGGCTCTTTATGAAGAAATTCAGCGGCGGGTACTCGTTGAAGCCTCGCTGCAAGATGCCAAAAATGCAGCAGAAGCAGCAAACTACGTTAAGAGCGAATTTTTAGCCCAGATCAGTCACGAACTGAGAACACCGCTCAATATCATTCTGGGATTAACAACCCTGATGCAGAAAGAGTCCTCGCTCCCTCAGCTTCATCAGAATCATCTCGAAACCATTGATGAGAATGCCCAACGACTGCTGAAAATAATCAACGGCGTTCTATCCATGACCCGTGCGGAGGCAAATCAACTCAAACTGGAGGAACAGGAAGTTGATTTACACGGTTTGTTGAACTCTATGATTGCCCTATGGCATCCTAAAGCGATCGAGAAAGGGTTGCAGCTTGAATTTTATCGCGCTCCTAGTGTTCCGCAGTACGTTTACTCTGATGAAAGGAAACTTCGCCAGATTCTAATGAATTTGTTGGAGAATGCAGTTCAGACGACTGAACGGGGACACATTAAGATTAAGGTTGATGCTGAGGAGCAGCCGGCTCTATTGAGCTATGACTGTGCCGATTTCCAGGGCAAGTCCTATAGTTTAACGATCGAAGTCACGGACACAGGCAGGACAGTTTTGCTGGGGGAACTCGATACGGTCTTGCAGCTTTTTCCCCAACCAGACTCCAGCGAGGAGACATCCCAGGATCTCGGACTGAGCTTGCTGCTGGTTCGGCAGTTTGCCCAGTTAATGCGAGGCAGTGTAGTCCTTCAAGGTTCTCCCAATCGAGGCAGCACCGTCAGGGTCAATCTTTTAGTACAATTAGCAGATTCGATGGGTTCGACACTCCCTGTTGGCTCAGAGTTTCACATTGTTAACTCCGTATCCGACAGCGAGGATGCAATTGTAGAAGCGCTACAAACAGTCATGCCAGCAACCTGGCTAGAGCAGCTTCACCAGATGGCAGTTAAAGGCTTTGACCAAAAGATTTTGCATTTATTGCAGGATATTCCAGCGAGCCATGCAGCGTTTGCTAAAACTTTAGAAATTTGGACTCGCAATTTCCAGTTTGAGCGAATTGTTGAAGTCACTCAATCCATCCTTTAA
- a CDS encoding response regulator: MKKLSMNTMDDLRPSAKADILLVDDTPDNLRVLSAMLTNRGYEVRKALTGQRAIASVASEAPDLILLDIKMPEMDGYEVCKQLKATPRGREVPIIFVSALDDALDKVRAFAAGGVDYVTKPFQEAEVLSRIEHQLRIQRLQQQLMIQNEELSRSNRELEQFAYVVSHDLQQPLQSVTGFVKLVQLKYGTTLDETAQDYLNRIHETGSRMQRLVQDLLAYSQVGKQSQDLRLVDCNQILHQVRENLQEAIANRGAVLTQDSLPPVQGSESQLIQLFQNLISNAIKFVPEQVIPAIHISAALHKEHWQIGISDNGIGIKPENYQQIFEIFQRVQSSSKYPGTGIGLATCKKIVEQHGGQIWVESEWGQGTTFYFTLPIVSAAELQA; encoded by the coding sequence ATGAAAAAGTTATCTATGAATACGATGGATGATTTAAGACCATCTGCCAAAGCAGATATCTTACTGGTGGATGATACTCCGGACAATTTGCGCGTATTGTCTGCTATGTTAACCAATCGCGGCTACGAAGTTCGTAAAGCCCTCACAGGGCAGCGGGCGATCGCATCCGTAGCCTCCGAAGCTCCCGATCTGATTCTGCTAGATATTAAGATGCCGGAGATGGATGGCTATGAGGTTTGCAAGCAGCTCAAGGCAACCCCTCGCGGGCGGGAAGTTCCCATTATCTTTGTCAGTGCCCTGGACGATGCGCTGGATAAGGTGAGGGCGTTTGCGGCGGGCGGCGTTGACTATGTAACCAAGCCATTTCAGGAAGCAGAAGTGCTGTCGCGGATTGAACATCAGCTTCGGATTCAACGACTCCAGCAGCAGCTCATGATCCAGAATGAGGAACTGTCGCGATCGAACCGGGAATTAGAGCAGTTTGCTTATGTGGTGTCCCACGATTTACAGCAGCCGCTCCAGAGCGTTACGGGTTTCGTCAAGCTAGTGCAATTAAAATATGGCACGACTCTGGATGAAACGGCTCAGGATTATCTGAATCGGATTCATGAAACTGGAAGCCGAATGCAGCGACTCGTTCAGGATCTTCTTGCCTATTCCCAGGTCGGGAAGCAATCCCAGGATTTGAGGCTGGTGGACTGTAACCAGATTCTTCATCAGGTTCGAGAGAATTTACAGGAAGCGATCGCCAACCGGGGCGCTGTGCTAACGCAGGATTCGTTGCCTCCCGTTCAAGGCAGTGAAAGTCAGCTCATTCAGCTATTTCAAAATTTAATCAGCAACGCCATTAAATTTGTGCCGGAGCAGGTTATTCCCGCCATCCATATTTCTGCTGCCCTGCACAAGGAGCATTGGCAGATTGGGATTTCCGATAATGGCATTGGCATCAAACCAGAAAATTATCAGCAGATTTTTGAAATTTTTCAGCGGGTTCAATCCTCCTCAAAGTATCCGGGAACGGGCATTGGCTTGGCAACCTGCAAGAAAATTGTAGAACAGCACGGCGGTCAGATCTGGGTAGAATCCGAGTGGGGTCAGGGAACTACGTTTTACTTTACGCTACCGATTGTTTCTGCCGCTGAACTGCAAGCCTAA